TGCGCCAGACGCTGTGGTTGGGCGCCAGTGGCGCGGCGCTGGTGACGCTGTGCGCGTTTCCGATGTCCTGGCTGTCGGTGCGCCATCCGTCGCGGCTGTATCGCCTGCTGGAAGGCTGCAACTATGTCACCAGCGCGCTGCCGGGCATCGTGGTGGCGCTGGCGCTGGTCACCGTCACCATTCATACCCTGCGGCCGCTGTATCAGACCGAATTTACCCTGCTGCTGGCCTATGTACTGATGTTTATGCCGCGCGCGCTGATTAACCTGCGCGCCGGCATCGCGCAGGCGCCGGTGGAACTGGAAAACGTCGCGCGCAGCCTGGGGTGTTCGCCCGGACAGGCGCTGTGGCGTATCACGCTGCGGCTGGCGGCGCCGGGCGCAGCGGCCGGGGCGGCGATGGTGTTTCTCGCCGTCACCAACGAATTAACCGCCACGCTGTTGCTGGCGCCGAACGGCACCCGCACACTGGCGACCGGCTTCTGGGCGTTAACCAGTGAAATCGATTATATGGCGGCCGCGCCCTACGCGCTGATTATGGTGGTGCTGTCGCTCCCACTGACCTGGTTGCTCTATTCTCAATCGAAACGTACGGCAGGTTTATGAATACGCTTGAACTTTATGGCATCGGCAAATCTTTCAATGCCGTCACGGTGTTGGACGGCATCGACTTGCAGGTTGCGCCGGGCAGCCGTACCGCGATTGTCGGCCCCTCCGGGTCCGGCAAGACAACGTTGCTGCGTATCATTGCCGGTTTCGAGGCGCCGGATAGCGGCAGCGTGCGGCTGCAAACGCGCGTGGTGGCGGATGCGCGCCAGTGGGTGCCGGCGCACCAGCGCGGCATTGGCTTTGTACCGCAGGACGGCGCGCTGTTTCCTCACTTTACCGTGGCGCAGAACATCGGTTTCGGGCTTGACGGCAGCAAACACGACAAACAGCGGCGTATTGATGAACTGATGGAGATGGTGTCGCTGGACTCGCGGCTGGCGTCACTGTGGCCGCATGAACTGTCCGGCGGTCAGCAGCAGCGGGTGGCGCTGGCGCGCGCGTTGTCTCAGCGTCCGACGTTGATGCTGCTGGATGAACCCTTCTCGGCGCTGGATACCGGCCTGCGCGCCGCCACCCGTCAGGCGGTGTCCGCCCTGCTGGCGGAGGCGGGCGTGGCGTCGATTCTGGTGACCCACGATCAGGCCGAGGCGCTGTCGTTTGCCGATCAGGTGGCGGTGATGCGACAGGGGAGGCTGGTGCAGGTGGGATCGCCGCAGTCGCTGTATCTGCGCCCGGTGGACGAAGCCGCCGCCGCGTTTCTTGGCGACACGCTGGTGCTGTCGGCGCAGCTAAAAGAGGGACGCGCCGCGTGCGCGCTGGGCGACATCGCGGTTGACGATAATCAGTCCGCCGGGACGGTGCGTATCATGCTGCGCCCGGAGCAGATTCAGGTCACGCTGGCCGAGCCATCGGCGCCGCCGCAGGCGGTGGTGGCAAACATCGAATTCGCCGGATTTGTGTCCACGCTGCGTCTGCGGATGACGAATAGCGCGCAGGTGATCGAACTAAAAAGCGTCAGCCGGGAAGACATCGTGGTCGGTTGCGGCGTCAACTTGACGGTAGCCGGGCGGGCGCATCGACTGGATTAGCGGCGGCGACCTCTTTCACTGTGACATCACCGCGCTACGTAGGGGCCTGGCCTCAATAAATCGCCGTTTTCGTTGAGGAAGCGTTATCCGTCGCACGCGTCGTTTTGTGTTAAGCTGAAATCAGGTGGGCGTAAGCCCGTTCTGTTTCACTCAAATGCAAAGGTTGCATCATGGATCGATTTCCACGTTCTAACGGTTCCATCGTTCAGCAGGCCTCCACCGGTCTGCAAACCTATATGGCGCAGGTCTATGGCTGGATGACCTGCGGTCTGTTGCTGACCGCGTTTGTTGCCTGGTATGCCGCCAACACCCCGGCGGTGTTGCAGATGGTGTTCTCCAGCAAGATCACCTTCTTTGGGTTGGTGATCGCCCAACTG
The DNA window shown above is from Dickeya dadantii NCPPB 898 and carries:
- a CDS encoding ABC transporter ATP-binding protein; translated protein: MNTLELYGIGKSFNAVTVLDGIDLQVAPGSRTAIVGPSGSGKTTLLRIIAGFEAPDSGSVRLQTRVVADARQWVPAHQRGIGFVPQDGALFPHFTVAQNIGFGLDGSKHDKQRRIDELMEMVSLDSRLASLWPHELSGGQQQRVALARALSQRPTLMLLDEPFSALDTGLRAATRQAVSALLAEAGVASILVTHDQAEALSFADQVAVMRQGRLVQVGSPQSLYLRPVDEAAAAFLGDTLVLSAQLKEGRAACALGDIAVDDNQSAGTVRIMLRPEQIQVTLAEPSAPPQAVVANIEFAGFVSTLRLRMTNSAQVIELKSVSREDIVVGCGVNLTVAGRAHRLD